A genomic window from Lotus japonicus ecotype B-129 chromosome 1, LjGifu_v1.2 includes:
- the LOC130731428 gene encoding rho GTPase-activating protein 3, translating to MTRLFRSKSCGLVEFNPSPPSPFFHNVKDEEDDEDDEEEEEEEEELYNDDEDDYWSNPVSTPLINPAGSKDKGNWRGQSHNQNQNQFAILDILVAALKKSLVTCSVDREDVSSLDISWPTEVRHVSHVTFDRFNGFLGLPTELQPEVPQKVPSASAKVFGVSAKSMQCSYDERGNSVPTILLMMQNRLYSEGGLKAEGIFRINADNSQEEFVRCQLNRGLVPRGVEVHCLSGLIKAWFRELPTGVLDSLTPEQVMHCNSEEDCTNLVKLLPSTEAALLDWAINLMADVVEHEQFNKMNARNIAMVFAPNMTQMVDPLTALIHAVQVMNFLKTLILKTLRERDESMAKARQLSSLLNSPSCKGDSHPFKDNREESSAQPVDTCATMPPDKSEFSRMEWCVDEKVWSSEEKGTGGGALESVSGGSSPSRYESGPLESRYRGIYDSEHWLRLRKGVRRLCQHPVFQLSKSTKKRADLGIVNTREGGGEAWA from the exons ATGACTCGCTTGTTTCGATCCAAATCTTGTGGACTGGTGGAGTTCAACCCTTCTCCACCAAGTCCATTTTTCCACAACGTGAaggatgaggaagatgatgaagatgatgaagaggaagaggaagaagaagaagaattgtacaatgatgatgaagatgattacTGGAGCAACCCTGTTTCAACACCACTCATCAATCCTGCAGGTTCAAAAGACAAAGGTAATTGGCGTGGGCAGTCTCACAATCAGAACCAGAACCAGTTTGCAATACTGGATATTCTGGTGGCTGCTCTGAAGAAGTCACTGGTCACATGCAGTGTGGACAGGGAAGATGTTTCTTCCTTAGATATTAGCTGGCCAACGGAGGTTCGCCATGTCTCTCATGTTACCTTTGATAGGTTCAATGGCTTTCTCGGTTTACCTACTGAGCTTCAGCCAGAGGTTCCTCAGAAGGTGCCTAGTGCCAG TGCAAAGGTATTTGGAGTTTCAGCAAAGTCAATGCAGTGCTCTTATGATGAAAGGGGGAACAGTGTCCCAACCATTCTGCTGATGATGCAAAACCGATTGTATTCAGAGGGAGGCCTAAAA GCAGAAGGAATATTCCGAATTAATGCTGATAATAGCCAAGAAGAGTTTGTTCGTTGTCAGTTAAACAGAGGTCTAGTGCCACgtggagtggaggttcattgttTATCTGGTTTGATAAAG GCTTGGTTTAGAGAGCTTCCAACTGGGGTACTTGATTCTCTCACCCCAGAACAAGTGATGCACTGCAACTCAGAAGAGGATTGTACTAATCTTGTGAAGTTACTCCCTTCAACTGAAGCTGCACTACTTGACTGGGCAATCAATTTGATGGCAGATGTTGTTGAGCATGAACAGTTCAACAAAATGAATGCACGCAATATTGCTATGGTTTTCGCCCCCAACATGACACAG ATGGTCGACCCTTTGACTGCATTGATTCACGCGGTGCAAGTCATGAACTTCCTTAAGACGTTGATTCTGAAGACCCTTCGAGAAAGAGATGAATCAATGGCGAAAGCGAGACAGCTTTCATCACTCTTAAATTCTCCCTCCTGCAAAGGTGATTCCCATCCTTTCAAAGATAACAGGGAGGAATCTAGTGCACAACCAGTGGATACTTGTGCAACAATGCCACCTGACAAAAGCGAGTTCTCAAGAATGGAATGGTGTGTTGATGAGAAGGTTTGGAGCTCTGAGGAAAAAGGAACCGGAGGCGGCGCATTGGAATCTGTTTCAGGTGGTAGCTCACCTTCTAGATATGAGAGTGGTCCTTTAGAAAGTAGATATAGAGGTATATATGACAGTGAACATTGGCTGAGATTGAGAAAAGGAGTGCGCAGGCTATGCCAACACCCTGTGTTTCAACTGAGCAAGTCTACTAAGAAGCGTGCAGACCTTGGCATTGTAAATActagagaaggaggaggagaggctTGGGCCTAA
- the LOC130731429 gene encoding probable protein S-acyltransferase 12: MHINVFKLCSGLRVLGYLMILLFAAIVALTYYAVVFITWGPLLFHSFLAFSIILLFHILLILLTWSYFMVVLNDPGSVPPNWTPHQDNLPDSDLEAAATGYCARCLNGKPPRCHHCSICQRCVLKMDHHCIWVVNCVGARNYKFFLLFLLYTFLETTLDCLALIPSFVRFFGGARNHSLSPEGLAFIFLASILNLAFALSLLCFVVMHVSLLLSNTTSVEVHEKKKGIKWRYDLGRKNNFEQVFGAKKALWLLPLFSKEDLENISALRGIEFPTRSDVDV, encoded by the exons atgCATATCAACGTGTTTAAGCTCTGTTCTGGCCTTAGGGTTCTTGGCTACCTCATGATCCTCTTGTTCGCCGCCATTGTTGCTCTCACTTACTACGCTGTCGTCTTCATCACATGGGGTCCTCTTCTCTTTCATTCCTTCTTAGCCTTCTCCATCATCCTCCTCTTTCACATTTTGCTTATCCTATTAACCTGGTCCTACTTCATGGTGGTGCTCAATGATCCTGGTTCTGTTCCTCCAAATTGGACACCCCATCAAGACAATTTACCTGACTCTGATTTGGAGGCAGCAGCAACTGGATATTGTGCTCGCTGCCTCAACGGCAAGCCCCCACGATGCCACCACTGCTCTATTTGCCAAAGGTGTGTTCTTAAGATGGATCATCATTGTATTTGGGTCGTCAATTGCGTTGGGGCGCGTAACTACAAGTTCTTTCTCCTCTTCTTG CTGTATACATTCCTGGAGACAACACTGGATTGCTTAGCTCTGATCCCTAGTTTTGTCAGATTCTTTGGTGGAGCCAGGAATCATTCATTGTCTCCTGAGGGCCTTGCTTTCATCTTTCTGGCTTCTA TTCTTAATTTAGCCTTTGCACTAAGCCTTCTGTGCTTCGTTGTTATGCATGTTTCTCTTCTGTTAAGCAACACAACTTCAGTAGAG GTTCATGAGAAGAAAAAAGGCATCAAGTGGAGGTACGACCTGGGCaggaaaaataattttgagcaG GTTTTTGGCGCAAAGAAGGCCCTATGGTTGCTCCCATTGTTTTCAAAAGAGGATTTAGAGAACATATCTGCACTAAGGGGCATTGAGTTCCCTACACGTTCAGATGTTGATGTATGA
- the LOC130731430 gene encoding 3-ketoacyl-CoA synthase 1: MDSIDMDKERLTAEMDFKDSTSAVIKIRRRLPDFLQTVKLKYVKLGYGYTCNAATVLIFTFIFPLILFLLLQLTDLKLIHLSELWSDHTVHLDTDTVTGSAVLLFLFGLYWAKRSAPVYLVDFACYKPEKERKISVDSFLKMTEETGGFEEETLQFQRRISMKAGLGDETYLPRGITSRPPNLCMKEARLEAEAVMFGAMDALFAKTGVNPKDIDILVVNCSLFNPTPSLSAMIVNHYKLRTNIKSYNLGGMGCSAGLISIDLAKDLLKANPNSYAVVVSTENITLNWYFGNDRSMLLCNCIFRMGGAAVLLSNKSSDRAKSKYELVHTVRTHKGSDDKHYNCVYQMEDEKGKVGVCLARELMAVAGDALKTNITTLGPLVLPFMEQFMFFVSLVRRKMTFLKRSKPYIPDFKLAFEHFCIHAGGRAVLDEMQKNLELSEWHMEPSRMTLHRFGNTSSSSLWYELAYTEAKGRVGKGDRVWQIAFGSGFKCNSAVWKAVRDMPELGDWRGNPWDDSIDKYPVNVPS; this comes from the coding sequence ATGGACAGCATAGACATGGACAAAGAGAGATTAACGGCTGAGATGGACTTCAAAGACTCCACCTCCGCCGTCATCAAAATCCGGCGACGCTTGCCGGATTTTCTCCAGACGGTGAAGCTAAAGTACGTTAAGTTAGGTTACGGCTACACGTGTAACGCTGCCACCGTTCTCATTTTCACTTTCATCTTCCCTCTCATCCTGTTCCTTCTGCTTCAGCTCACCGATCTCAAACTCATCCACCTCTCCGAGCTCTGGTCGGACCACACGGTCCACCTCGACACCGACACGGTCACCGGTTCAGCGGTGCTGCTGTTCCTGTTTGGACTCTACTGGGCGAAGCGGTCGGCGCCGGTTTACCTTGTGGATTTCGCGTGCTACAAGCCGGAGAAGGAGCGCAAAATCTCGGTGGATTCGTTCCTCAAAATGACAGAGGAGACTGGAGGGTTTGAGGAGGAGACGCTCCAATTCCAGCGAAGAATTTCAATGAAAGCGGGTCTGGGGGACGAGACTTATCTTCCAAGAGGAATCACGTCGCGGCCACCGAATCTGTGCATGAAGGAAGCGCGTTTGGAGGCGGAGGCGGTGATGTTCGGAGCCATGGATGCTCTGTTTGCGAAAACAGGGGTTAACCCGAAGGACATTGACATTCTGGTGGTGAATTGCAGCTTGTTCAACCCGACGCCGTCGCTCTCCGCCATGATTGTGAACCATTACAAGCTGAGGACCAACATCAAGAGCTACAACCTCGGCGGAATGGGTTGCAGCGCAGGGCTAATTTCCATTGATCTGGCGAAGGACCTTCTGAAGGCGAATCCGAATTCCTACGCGGTGGTGGTGAGCACGGAGAATATTACCCTCAATTGGTACTTCGGAAACGACCGCTCCATGCTCCTCTGCAACTGCATTTTCCGGATGGGTGGTGCGGCGGTGCTTCTCTCGAACAAATCCTCAGACAGGGCCAAATCCAAGTACGAGCTGGTCCACACGGTGCGGACCCACAAGGGGTCCGATGACAAGCACTACAACTGCGTGTACCAAATGGAGGACGAGAAGGGGAAAGTAGGGGTTTGTCTGGCGAGGGAGCTCATGGCGGTGGCCGGAGATGCTCTGAAAACGAACATTACAACGCTGGGGCCGCTGGTGCTGCCGTTTATGGAGCAGTTCATGTTCTTCGTGTCGTTGGTGCGGCGAAAGATGACGTTTCTGAAGAGGAGCAAGCCGTACATACCGGATTTCAAGCTAGCGTTCGAGCATTTCTGCATCCACGCCGGAGGAAGAGCGGTGCTGGACGAGATGCAGAAGAATCTTGAACTCAGTGAGTGGCACATGGAACCGTCTCGGATGACACTGCACCGTTTCGGCAACACTTCTAGTAGCTCCCTCTGGTACGAGCTTGCCTACACCGAAGCCAAGGGCCGGGTCGGCAAAGGGGACCGGGTCTGGCAGATCGCATTTGGGTCGGGTTTCAAGTGTAACAGCGCCGTGTGGAAGGCGGTGCGCGATATGCCGGAACTAGGGGACTGGCGGGGCAACCCATGGGATGACTCGATTGATAAGTACCCGGTTAATGTTCcttcttaa
- the LOC130731431 gene encoding heterogeneous nuclear ribonucleoprotein Q, with product MSEGAEIDERVDLDEENYMEEMDDDVEEQVDDDGVDGDGAEDENAEGSVEEHEYEELAAEADGKDQLAEAEKGDIDTEFVEEDGEKPPLIDEDEKQKHDELLALPPHGSEVFIGGLPRDACEDDLRELCEPMGDILEVRLMKDRDTGDNKGYAFVAFKTKEEAQKAIEDIHNKEFKGKTLRCSLSETKHRLFIGNVPKTVTEDEFRKAVDGVGPGVESIELIKDPQNPSKNRGFAFVLYYNNACADYSRQKMSSSSFKLYGNTPTVTWADPKNSPDHSASSQVKALYVKNIPENVTTDQLKELFRRHGEVTKVVMPPGKIGGKRDFGFIHFAERSSALKAVKETEKYEIDGQVLEVVLAKPQAEKRPDAYAFNPGVHPNHLPHAGYGSYSGNPYGSLGTGYGAAPAYQQPMIYGRGPMPAGMQMVPMVLPDGRIGYVLQQPGVQVPAARPRRNERSNGPSGQAGRGGGGGNDEGNRSRRFRPY from the exons ATGTCAGAAGGTGCAGAAATTGATGAGCGTGTCGACCTTGATGAGGAAAACTATATGGAGGAGATGGATGATGATGTCGAAGAACAAGTAGATGATGATGGAGTGGATGGAGATGGAGCTGAAGATGAAAATGCTGAAGGTAGTGTTGAAGAACATGAATATGAAGAGTTGGCAGCGGAGGCTGATGGGAAAGACCAATTGGCTGAAGCAGAAAAGGGTGACATTGACACTGAATTTGTGGAGGAAGATGGGGAAAAGCCACCTCTCATTGATGAAGATGAGAAACAAAAGCATGATGAACTTCTTGCCCTTCCTCCTCATGGTTCTGAAGTCTTTATTGGTGGACTTCCTCGGGATGCATGTGAAGATGATTTAAGGGAATTGTGCGAACCAATGGGTGATATTCTTGAG GTGCGATTGATGAAAGATAGGGACACTGGGGACAACAAGGGTTATGCTTTTGTGGCTTTCAAAACAAAAGAGGAGGCACAAAAGGCTATTGAAGACATACATAACAAAGAATTTAAG GGAAAAACTTTGAGGTGTTCACTGTCTGAAACCAAACACAGATTGTTCATCGGTAATGTTCCAAAAACAGTGACAGAGGATGAGTTTAGGAAAGCCGTCGATGGTGTTGGTCCAGGAGTTGAAAGCATCGAGCTCATAAAG GACCCTCAAAATCCAAGCAAGAATCGTGGGTTTGCTTTTGTTTTGTATTACAATAATGCATGTGCTGATTATTCACGGCAAAAGATGTCAAGTTCGAGTTTTAAGCTATATGGAAATACACCAACTGTCACATGGGCAGATCCAAAGAATTCACCTGACCATTCTGCTTCTTCACAG GTTAAAGCTCTATATGTGAAAAACATACCAGAGAATGTCACTACTGATCAACTGAAGGAACTATTCCGTCGTCATGGGGAAGTAACAAAAGTGGTCATGCCACCAGGCAAAATTGGTGGGAAACGGGATTTTGGTTTCATTCATTTTGCTGAGAGGTCAAGTGCATTGAAAGCAGTAAAAGAAACAGAGAAATATGAAATTGATG GCCAAGTGCTTGAAGTTGTTCTTGCTAAGCCTCAAGCTGAAAAGAGACCTGATGCTTATGCCTTCAATCCTGGAGTTCACCCAAACCATCTTCCACATGCTGGTTACGGTAGCTATTCTGGAAATCCTTATGGCTCTTTAGGGACTGGCTACGGGGCTGCTCCTGCTTATCAACAG CCAATGATATATGGCAGAGGTCCAATGCCAGCAGGAATGCAGATGGTTCCCATGGTATTGCCAGATGGTCGAATCGGCTATGTCCT TCAACAGCCTGGTGTACAGGTTCCTGCTGCCCGACCTCGCAGAAATGAACGTAGCAATGGTCCAAGTGGTCAAGCTGGGcgaggtggcggcggcggtaaCGATGAAGGCAATCGTAGCAGAAGGTTTCGACCTTATTAG